In Deferribacteraceae bacterium V6Fe1, one genomic interval encodes:
- the gyrB gene encoding DNA topoisomerase (ATP-hydrolyzing) subunit B produces the protein MTENRKDYNEESIKVLEGLEPVRQRPGMYIGSVDQRGLHHLVYEVVDNSIDEASAGHCDEIKVILHVDGSVTVEDNGRGIPVGEHPVAKKPTVEVVMTTLHAGGKFNSGAYYASGGLHGVGVSVVNALSEYLEVTVKRDGGVYFQRYERGVPVEEFKKIGTTNKTGTKVTFKPDPEIFETTEFSFEILSKRMRELAFLNSGIRISIADEFQGKKNEYFAEGGIISYLKYLNRAKALLIEEPIYINGTHENIMVEIVFTYNDTYNENIYSFVNNIHTVEGGTHEAGFKASYTKIFNSFINRHGLLKEKINLTGDDLREGLSVILSVRMNEPVFEGQTKGKLGSSQARVAVETVMNNNLPDFLEENPHIVKKILDKAVQAYRAREAARKAKEITRRKSALEVSTLPGKLADCQEKDPSKSELFIVEGDSAGGSAKQCRDRRFQAILPLKGKILNVEKARFDKLLSNNEIKNIITALGTGIGKDDFNVEKLRYHKIIIMTDADVDGAHISTLLMTFFFRYMRDIIERGYLYVARPPLYKVKKGKTERYINDEHEMQDFLLELGLDGVEINNLSQHRYNEVFKNLMKYFELINVFSKRDMPKDILYELSLYEDLKPQSLNDRVFVENMYNILKDKGLLDIYKKAYIDFNPEYGRYNIIVEHDKGMFIINTDFIGSPEFKELQRLSKFVKEIGTENIKVTIDNEDIVFERLQDLVDYIENRAKKGLNIQRYKGLGEMNPEQLWETTVDPERRTLYRITINDAEEADELFSLLMGDVVAPRREFIETNALNAKNIDI, from the coding sequence ATGACTGAAAATAGAAAGGATTATAATGAAGAAAGTATTAAGGTTTTAGAAGGTCTTGAGCCAGTAAGGCAAAGACCTGGGATGTATATCGGCTCTGTTGACCAGAGAGGGCTTCATCATCTTGTATATGAAGTAGTTGATAACTCAATAGATGAGGCTTCTGCAGGGCATTGCGATGAAATAAAGGTTATTTTGCATGTTGATGGCAGTGTAACAGTTGAAGATAATGGTAGAGGTATTCCTGTTGGTGAACACCCTGTTGCAAAAAAACCTACGGTTGAAGTTGTTATGACTACTCTTCATGCTGGTGGTAAATTTAATTCAGGTGCTTATTACGCCTCTGGCGGTCTTCATGGTGTAGGGGTAAGTGTTGTTAATGCCCTTTCTGAATATCTTGAAGTCACTGTAAAAAGGGATGGTGGAGTTTATTTTCAGAGATATGAAAGGGGTGTGCCGGTTGAAGAATTTAAGAAGATTGGCACCACAAATAAAACCGGTACGAAAGTAACTTTTAAACCTGATCCGGAAATATTTGAAACCACCGAATTTTCTTTTGAGATTCTTTCTAAGAGAATGAGGGAGCTTGCTTTTTTAAATAGCGGGATAAGAATATCTATTGCGGACGAATTTCAGGGGAAAAAGAATGAATATTTTGCCGAAGGCGGTATAATAAGTTATTTAAAATATTTAAATAGAGCAAAGGCACTTTTGATTGAAGAGCCTATATATATAAATGGCACCCATGAAAATATTATGGTGGAAATAGTTTTCACTTACAATGATACTTATAATGAAAATATTTATTCTTTTGTTAATAATATTCACACTGTAGAAGGCGGTACCCATGAGGCTGGTTTTAAAGCTTCTTACACAAAGATATTTAACTCTTTTATAAATAGGCACGGTTTATTGAAAGAAAAAATTAATTTAACCGGTGACGACTTAAGGGAAGGTCTGTCTGTAATATTGTCTGTCAGAATGAATGAACCTGTCTTTGAAGGGCAGACTAAAGGGAAGCTTGGTTCTTCTCAAGCAAGGGTAGCTGTTGAAACCGTAATGAACAATAATCTACCCGATTTTCTTGAAGAAAACCCTCACATTGTAAAAAAGATTTTAGATAAAGCCGTTCAAGCATATCGGGCTAGAGAAGCTGCAAGAAAGGCCAAAGAGATAACAAGAAGAAAGAGTGCTCTTGAAGTTTCCACGCTGCCGGGAAAGCTTGCGGATTGTCAGGAAAAAGACCCTTCAAAGTCTGAGCTGTTTATAGTTGAGGGTGATTCTGCGGGTGGCTCAGCAAAACAATGTAGGGACAGAAGATTTCAGGCTATTTTGCCACTCAAAGGTAAGATACTGAATGTTGAAAAGGCGAGATTTGATAAATTATTGTCAAATAATGAGATAAAAAATATTATCACTGCTCTTGGGACAGGAATTGGTAAAGATGATTTTAATGTAGAGAAGTTAAGATATCATAAGATTATAATTATGACAGATGCCGATGTGGATGGTGCTCATATTTCAACGCTACTTATGACTTTTTTCTTTAGATATATGAGAGATATAATAGAGAGAGGATATCTGTATGTTGCAAGACCCCCTCTTTATAAGGTTAAAAAAGGTAAAACAGAAAGATATATAAATGACGAACATGAGATGCAGGATTTTCTTCTCGAGTTAGGACTTGACGGTGTGGAGATAAACAACCTTTCTCAACACAGATATAACGAAGTGTTTAAAAATCTAATGAAATATTTTGAGCTTATTAATGTTTTTTCAAAAAGGGATATGCCGAAAGATATTTTATATGAGCTTTCTTTGTATGAAGATTTAAAACCACAATCCCTTAACGACAGAGTATTTGTTGAAAATATGTATAATATTTTAAAAGATAAGGGACTTTTAGACATTTACAAAAAAGCTTATATAGATTTTAACCCTGAATATGGCAGGTATAATATCATTGTTGAACATGATAAAGGGATGTTTATTATAAACACTGATTTTATCGGAAGCCCTGAATTTAAAGAATTGCAGAGGTTGTCTAAATTTGTGAAAGAGATTGGTACTGAAAATATTAAAGTTACTATAGACAATGAGGATATTGTTTTTGAAAGGCTTCAGGATTTGGTGGATTATATAGAGAATAGAGCGAAAAAAGGGTTGAATATACAGAGATATAAGGGTCTTGGAGAAATGAATCCTGAGCAGTTGTGGGAAACTACGGTGGATCCTGAAAGAAGGACTTTGTATAGGATTACCATAAATGATGCCGAAGAAGCTGATGAACTTTTTTCTCTTTTAATGGGTGATGTTGTTGCACCTAGAAGGGAATTTATCGAAACTAATGCATTAAATGCTAAGAATATAGATATTTAA
- a CDS encoding threonine ammonia-lyase codes for MIEEIKNAKKLIAKYVKQLPLYYSNYFSEIFEGDIYFKLENLQRTGSFKIRGALSSILNNMEKCKNGVVAASAGNHAQGVAFGSSLFGIKATIVMPKQTPLVKVENTKSYGAEVILHGNSYDEAYSYALNLSKQKHYYFIHPFNDMDVIAGQGTIGLEMLDENIDIDQIIIPIGGGGLIAGIASYVKEVRPDIKIIGVQSENAAGMYYSFLRKSLVTLSSSATIAEGIAVKKVGDLTYGICSKYVDEIVTVSENEIAFAILQYIEKSKLVVEGAGAVPLAAVLASKIDVKGKTSALVVSGGNIDVNLISRVINKGLVTTGRFAQISIILKDTPGSLSAATDIIAKCGANVLDIKHYRFDINLPVNFTKVVFDIETKGREHIQEILNELYSQGYEAMVNG; via the coding sequence TTGATAGAAGAAATTAAAAATGCAAAAAAACTTATAGCAAAGTATGTTAAACAACTTCCTCTTTATTATTCAAACTATTTTTCTGAAATATTTGAAGGTGATATTTATTTTAAGCTTGAAAACCTTCAAAGAACTGGCTCTTTTAAAATTAGAGGTGCGTTAAGCTCTATACTTAACAATATGGAAAAATGTAAAAATGGTGTTGTTGCCGCATCAGCAGGTAATCATGCTCAGGGTGTCGCATTTGGCTCAAGTCTTTTCGGTATTAAAGCAACTATAGTCATGCCAAAACAAACCCCTCTTGTAAAAGTGGAAAACACCAAAAGTTATGGTGCAGAAGTCATATTACACGGAAACAGTTATGACGAAGCTTATTCTTATGCTCTAAATTTATCAAAACAAAAACATTATTACTTTATCCACCCTTTTAACGATATGGATGTTATAGCAGGCCAAGGGACAATAGGCCTTGAAATGTTGGATGAAAATATAGATATAGACCAAATAATTATACCTATCGGTGGCGGTGGACTAATTGCCGGTATAGCTTCTTATGTAAAAGAGGTAAGACCTGACATAAAAATAATTGGTGTTCAATCTGAAAATGCAGCAGGGATGTACTACTCTTTTTTAAGGAAAAGCTTGGTAACCCTTTCAAGCTCGGCAACTATTGCTGAGGGGATTGCCGTAAAAAAAGTTGGCGATTTGACATACGGTATTTGCAGCAAATATGTAGATGAAATAGTCACCGTCAGTGAGAATGAAATAGCTTTTGCTATTTTACAATATATAGAAAAATCCAAACTTGTTGTGGAAGGTGCTGGTGCCGTGCCGCTTGCTGCTGTCCTTGCCAGTAAAATCGATGTAAAAGGGAAAACAAGTGCACTTGTAGTATCAGGGGGTAACATTGACGTTAATCTCATCTCAAGGGTTATTAATAAAGGGCTGGTTACAACAGGGCGTTTTGCACAAATATCAATAATATTAAAAGATACCCCAGGCTCATTGTCAGCGGCAACCGATATTATTGCAAAATGCGGAGCAAATGTGTTAGATATTAAACATTACAGATTTGATATAAATCTGCCTGTTAATTTTACAAAGGTTGTCTTTGATATTGAAACAAAAGGGAGAGAGCATATTCAGGAAATTCTCAATGAACTTTACAGCCAAGGTTATGAGGCGATGGTAAATGGCTGA
- the lpxK gene encoding tetraacyldisaccharide 4'-kinase, producing MIISIGNISLGGTGKTPFVILIGRYFLDRGKRLCVLSRGYKGKLKYDTNIISDGNKFYFTPPMAADEPYLIGKNLKNAVVITGKDRRKGYLLAKEKFGCDTFILDDGYQHRKMQRDVDILLLDFRRPVSTGFIFPFGYLREFPSAIKRADIIVFTKSNGKNIIPEKARRYVEGKPVFFSDYRFVSIACEGKEIPINYMNGEKVLAFSGIAKNKHFFRMLKSIGADVVKTFSFKDHHIYKEKELLGILESAKEKGVKYIITTEKDYVKIPDNLKEKFYYAKIEIILNDKQGFFNAIEETYKKKRS from the coding sequence ATGATAATTTCAATTGGGAATATATCTCTTGGAGGCACAGGGAAAACCCCTTTTGTAATTTTGATTGGAAGATATTTTCTTGATAGGGGAAAACGATTATGTGTGCTGTCAAGAGGTTACAAAGGTAAACTTAAATATGATACAAATATTATTTCCGATGGAAATAAATTTTATTTTACCCCACCTATGGCAGCTGATGAGCCGTATCTCATTGGCAAAAATCTAAAAAATGCTGTCGTTATAACAGGGAAAGACAGGAGAAAAGGGTATCTTTTGGCCAAAGAAAAGTTTGGTTGCGATACATTTATTCTTGATGACGGTTATCAACACAGAAAAATGCAAAGGGATGTGGATATTTTACTTTTAGACTTTAGACGTCCGGTTTCCACGGGATTTATATTCCCTTTTGGGTATTTGAGGGAGTTCCCTTCTGCCATTAAAAGAGCCGATATAATTGTGTTTACTAAGTCAAATGGCAAAAATATTATTCCGGAAAAAGCAAGACGATATGTTGAAGGCAAACCGGTATTTTTCTCTGACTACAGATTTGTCTCCATTGCCTGTGAGGGGAAGGAAATACCTATAAATTATATGAATGGTGAGAAGGTATTGGCCTTTAGTGGTATCGCAAAAAACAAACATTTCTTTCGTATGTTAAAAAGTATAGGTGCTGATGTAGTAAAAACATTTTCTTTTAAAGACCATCATATTTACAAGGAAAAAGAATTGCTTGGCATACTTGAGAGTGCAAAAGAAAAAGGTGTAAAATATATTATTACTACCGAAAAAGATTATGTAAAAATACCGGATAATCTAAAAGAAAAGTTTTACTATGCCAAAATAGAAATCATTTTAAACGACAAACAGGGCTTTTTTAATGCTATTGAAGAAACTTATAAAAAAAAGCGGTCCTGA
- the dnaN gene encoding DNA polymerase III subunit beta translates to MKLKIVKDELQNVLNHAINFTSTKNINSILQNILLEAEGDKLKIKASNIHTAYTAEIDAVIENTGTTTVPCKKLLDIVKELPNSAVVDISFDGHKLKIKSGKSSFNLSTLNPELFPTIGEIIPEYFIEIPSEKLQAILKKVYFCISNDTSKIEYSGCHFKAYGNKLEAAAADYQRIAIAHTEFEEEFSDEFLINIPKRTIIEVIKIIDGNDTVTIETDKKQIVFKIGNTQIYSKLIEKYIKSIASLFNAEYPTVAKLPKNEFIDVLKRVSSITSEITHGVVLSFSNGKLSVYSLETEYGLGHDFIENLEFTGEDLDIIFNSKQLIEILNAVDTDFVELKMNGRKSPAIIVPQDNWYKYLVVPLTIEQF, encoded by the coding sequence ATGAAACTTAAAATTGTAAAAGACGAACTTCAAAATGTACTTAACCATGCAATAAACTTTACAAGCACTAAAAACATAAATTCTATTCTACAAAATATTCTCCTTGAAGCAGAGGGAGATAAATTAAAAATAAAAGCATCTAACATACATACAGCCTACACTGCTGAAATAGATGCTGTTATAGAAAACACCGGCACAACAACCGTTCCTTGTAAAAAGCTACTTGATATAGTTAAGGAATTACCCAATTCTGCTGTAGTAGATATCAGTTTTGACGGACATAAGCTAAAAATTAAAAGCGGTAAGTCATCATTTAATTTATCTACATTAAATCCCGAATTATTTCCGACTATAGGAGAGATTATTCCTGAATATTTTATAGAAATACCCAGTGAAAAGTTGCAAGCAATATTAAAAAAGGTATATTTTTGTATTTCCAACGATACTTCAAAAATCGAATACAGTGGATGTCATTTTAAAGCTTATGGCAACAAGTTGGAAGCTGCAGCTGCAGATTATCAAAGAATAGCAATAGCCCATACAGAGTTTGAAGAGGAGTTTTCTGATGAATTTCTAATAAACATACCAAAAAGGACAATAATTGAAGTAATTAAGATTATCGACGGCAATGACACAGTTACGATAGAAACGGACAAAAAACAGATAGTTTTTAAAATAGGAAATACCCAAATATATTCCAAGTTGATAGAAAAATACATTAAAAGTATTGCTTCCCTTTTTAATGCTGAATATCCGACAGTGGCAAAACTTCCAAAAAATGAGTTTATAGATGTACTTAAAAGAGTTTCTTCTATTACAAGTGAGATAACTCACGGTGTAGTTTTATCTTTCAGTAATGGTAAATTATCCGTATACAGCCTTGAAACCGAATACGGTTTAGGTCATGATTTTATTGAAAACCTTGAATTTACCGGGGAAGATTTGGATATAATATTTAACTCAAAGCAGTTAATAGAAATTTTAAATGCTGTTGATACAGATTTTGTAGAACTAAAAATGAATGGCAGAAAAAGTCCTGCAATTATTGTGCCTCAGGATAATTGGTATAAATATTTGGTAGTGCCTCTTACTATTGAACAGTTTTAA
- a CDS encoding aminotransferase class I/II-fold pyridoxal phosphate-dependent enzyme, whose translation MKDRLLNVSPFIVMDIIKRTTELENVIHFEVGQPDLPPTEKVKTALMEISDSLAFPYTESLGIAPLREKIAEFYKKYYGLDIPINRILVTPGTSGAFLIAYAITLNNGEKIALSDPSYPCYKNFSYMLDIMPEFIPVDSSTNYEMRVEHIKELKDIKTVQISSPSNPIGNIYKNQTLKDLVEYCVRNGINFISDEIYHGLTYTGEKVSSALEFSDNVIVINGFSKYFCMPGIRLGWMIMPEHLVRKAEILMQNLFISASSVSQQIGLYAFDYEHLERCRDMFQERRDFLYKELSDIFKVDVVPEGAFYIWVDVSKYTDNSFEFAKELLENIQVAVTPGVDFGKYNTHKYLRFAYTRNIDHMKEGIERIKSYLQSKK comes from the coding sequence ATGAAGGACAGACTGTTAAATGTATCCCCATTTATTGTCATGGATATTATAAAAAGGACAACAGAGCTTGAAAACGTAATTCATTTTGAAGTAGGTCAACCTGACCTTCCGCCAACAGAAAAAGTGAAGACTGCTCTAATGGAAATATCAGACTCACTTGCTTTTCCTTATACCGAAAGTCTTGGCATTGCCCCTTTAAGAGAAAAGATAGCTGAATTTTACAAAAAGTATTACGGCCTTGATATTCCAATAAATAGGATTTTGGTGACTCCGGGGACTTCTGGGGCTTTTTTGATAGCTTACGCTATTACTTTAAATAACGGCGAAAAGATTGCGCTCAGTGACCCGTCATATCCATGTTACAAAAACTTTTCCTATATGTTAGATATAATGCCTGAGTTTATACCGGTTGATTCCTCAACCAACTATGAAATGAGGGTAGAACATATCAAAGAGCTTAAAGATATTAAAACGGTGCAGATATCATCCCCTTCAAATCCCATAGGAAATATTTATAAAAACCAAACATTAAAAGATCTTGTGGAATACTGCGTCAGGAATGGGATTAATTTTATTTCCGATGAAATTTATCATGGGCTTACTTATACGGGAGAAAAGGTTTCTTCTGCTCTTGAATTTTCAGACAATGTCATTGTAATTAACGGTTTTTCAAAATATTTTTGTATGCCGGGCATTAGGCTTGGATGGATGATTATGCCGGAGCATTTGGTAAGAAAGGCTGAAATATTAATGCAAAACCTGTTTATCTCAGCAAGCAGTGTGAGTCAGCAAATTGGACTTTATGCTTTTGATTACGAACACTTGGAAAGGTGTCGTGATATGTTCCAAGAAAGGAGAGACTTTTTATACAAAGAGTTATCGGATATTTTTAAGGTTGATGTTGTCCCGGAAGGTGCATTTTATATTTGGGTGGATGTTTCTAAATACACGGATAATTCTTTTGAGTTTGCAAAAGAGTTGCTTGAAAATATTCAGGTGGCCGTCACTCCGGGAGTAGATTTTGGCAAATATAATACGCACAAATATCTAAGATTTGCCTATACGAGGAATATAGATCATATGAAAGAGGGTATTGAAAGAATCAAAAGTTATTTGCAAAGTAAAAAGTAA
- a CDS encoding MFS transporter, giving the protein MFVMLMLLTVASFTGLQGWMTLFNNFAVEKANFDGFNMGFTQSIREIPGFLALLVVYILIFIREDRLAVLSIFILGVGIFLTGFFPSFTGIVFTTLIMSFGFHYYETVNQSLTLQYFEKSKSPLVFGRLRSIAAITSILTGIVVYFLTKYFDYKTSYMILGGFVMFIAFVTFFMDPTDKSKPVQTKRMIFSKKYWLFYLLTFLAGARRQIFTAFSVFLLVKKFEFSIQSVALLFFVNNFINFLISPLIGKAVNRFGERKVLSLEYFSLIFIFLTYALTPSKYVAAFVYILDHIFFNFSMAIKTFFQKIADERDIASSMAVGFTINHIAAVILPVLGGMLWLINYRIPFIAGAFLSFASLLAVQFIKRYESL; this is encoded by the coding sequence ATGTTTGTAATGCTTATGTTGCTAACAGTTGCATCATTTACCGGTTTGCAGGGGTGGATGACACTTTTTAATAATTTTGCTGTGGAAAAGGCTAATTTTGATGGCTTCAACATGGGCTTTACACAGTCGATTAGGGAGATTCCTGGTTTTTTGGCCCTTTTGGTAGTATATATTTTAATCTTCATACGGGAAGATAGGCTTGCTGTGTTATCTATTTTCATATTAGGTGTAGGAATATTTTTGACGGGTTTCTTCCCAAGTTTTACCGGGATTGTTTTTACAACCCTTATTATGTCATTTGGATTTCACTATTATGAAACAGTTAATCAATCCTTGACACTGCAGTATTTTGAAAAGTCAAAATCACCGTTAGTATTTGGCAGATTAAGGTCAATAGCCGCTATTACGAGCATACTGACAGGTATTGTGGTGTATTTTTTGACTAAATACTTTGATTATAAAACATCTTACATGATTTTAGGCGGGTTTGTAATGTTTATTGCATTTGTTACATTCTTTATGGACCCTACGGATAAGAGTAAGCCTGTCCAAACAAAGAGGATGATTTTTAGTAAAAAATATTGGCTTTTTTATTTGCTGACATTTTTGGCTGGTGCAAGAAGGCAGATATTTACTGCATTTTCAGTATTTTTATTAGTGAAAAAGTTTGAGTTTTCAATACAAAGTGTGGCGTTGCTATTTTTCGTTAATAATTTCATTAATTTTCTCATAAGCCCATTAATAGGCAAAGCGGTTAACAGATTTGGAGAGAGAAAAGTGCTTTCCCTTGAATATTTCAGTCTAATCTTTATATTTTTGACTTATGCGCTCACGCCAAGTAAATATGTGGCAGCTTTTGTGTATATTCTTGATCATATATTTTTTAACTTTTCTATGGCTATTAAGACGTTTTTTCAGAAGATTGCCGATGAAAGGGATATTGCATCAAGTATGGCGGTGGGCTTCACTATCAATCATATTGCAGCTGTAATTTTACCTGTGTTAGGCGGTATGCTTTGGCTTATCAATTATCGTATACCTTTTATTGCAGGTGCATTTTTAAGCTTTGCATCCCTTCTTGCTGTTCAGTTTATCAAGAGGTATGAAAGTTTATGA
- a CDS encoding DNA replication/repair protein RecF, whose translation MFIKKLRIVNFRNHKDSIFAFDKINYVSGKNGTGKTSLAEAISVILTLKSFRQHNFKKIISFDSDFLYLNAKLVDDKDNFTDIKFKYDKKKELFINDNKEPFDSYIKDKLLFTYSPENEGILSKNQKDRRSFIDRVIFYKNFDYLSILKKYNKLLEIKKNILESGKIDKDYLDVINEELLSLSLKITDFRVKEIKFLNKKLSQEFNNIFKNETFEILIKENIPDKDNFKKEIFAGKILSGCHLDKIYFSLNGKIYEDFASFGQRKTFSLITLASILLSIEDFRKSGIILVLDDFEVGLDSERIGVFKSIFEKYQLIITGVENRYFKNANNITL comes from the coding sequence ATGTTTATAAAAAAATTAAGAATAGTTAACTTTAGAAACCACAAAGATAGTATTTTTGCGTTTGACAAAATTAATTATGTATCCGGTAAGAACGGTACAGGTAAAACGAGCCTTGCCGAAGCAATTTCAGTTATTCTTACTTTAAAAAGTTTCAGACAACATAATTTTAAAAAAATTATCTCATTTGATTCAGATTTTTTATATTTAAATGCCAAATTAGTTGATGATAAAGACAATTTTACTGATATAAAGTTTAAGTACGATAAAAAAAAAGAGCTTTTTATTAATGACAATAAAGAACCTTTTGATAGCTATATAAAGGATAAACTTTTATTTACATATTCACCTGAGAATGAAGGTATTCTTTCAAAAAATCAAAAAGATAGGCGGAGTTTTATTGATAGAGTAATATTTTATAAAAATTTTGATTATTTAAGTATATTAAAAAAATATAATAAATTGCTTGAAATAAAAAAAAATATTCTCGAATCAGGTAAAATTGATAAAGATTATTTAGATGTTATAAATGAAGAGCTCTTGTCTTTAAGTTTAAAAATTACTGATTTTAGAGTAAAGGAAATCAAATTTTTAAACAAGAAATTATCTCAAGAGTTCAATAATATCTTTAAAAATGAAACTTTTGAAATCTTGATAAAAGAAAATATTCCTGACAAAGATAATTTTAAAAAAGAAATATTTGCAGGTAAAATATTATCAGGTTGTCATCTCGATAAAATCTATTTTTCTTTAAATGGTAAAATATACGAGGATTTTGCTTCTTTTGGCCAAAGAAAAACATTTTCCCTTATTACCCTTGCGTCCATTTTATTATCTATTGAAGATTTTAGAAAAAGTGGTATAATCCTAGTTTTAGATGACTTCGAGGTTGGTCTTGATAGTGAAAGAATTGGTGTATTTAAATCTATTTTTGAAAAATATCAGTTGATAATTACCGGCGTTGAAAACAGGTACTTTAAAAATGCAAATAATATAACTTTATAG
- the dnaA gene encoding chromosomal replication initiator protein DnaA, with translation MAENRIWEEVLKYANKHLSEQIVETWLKPLSIKELRGDLVTIVAPNKFYKNWVEDKYLNILKKIFTEELTIDAEIAIEISNHKVENVEKNVPVYVNKDINIPKFTTNLNKQYNFENFVVGSSNQFAFSAAFAVAEGYFHTYNPLFIYGGVGLGKTHMMHAIGNKLIKSFPKLKILYISSESFTNEMIYSLKSKSMDSFREKYRNIDVLLFDDVQFLAGKTRSTEEFFYTFNTLYDDQKQIVITSDKTPDEIPEMEERLTSRFAWGLIADIQPPNIEEKTAILLKRAEIMGINLSDEIALFLAENLKGDNVRELIGALIRLSAYASFNSEPLSIDFAKKCLDRFLIKKDKPINPESVLDAVCSYFNVKISELKSKKRTKSISLPRQIAMYVLRDKLNISLQEVGELLGGRDHSTVLHSISQIESKMKKDQELKTIITNINKLIYK, from the coding sequence ATGGCTGAAAATAGAATCTGGGAAGAAGTTTTAAAATATGCCAATAAACATTTAAGTGAACAAATTGTTGAAACATGGCTTAAACCATTATCAATAAAAGAGTTAAGAGGTGATCTTGTAACCATAGTTGCACCCAACAAATTTTATAAAAATTGGGTTGAGGATAAATATCTTAATATTTTAAAGAAAATTTTTACTGAAGAATTAACAATAGATGCCGAGATTGCTATTGAGATATCTAATCATAAAGTTGAGAATGTTGAAAAAAACGTACCGGTGTATGTAAACAAAGATATAAACATACCGAAATTTACCACCAATTTAAACAAACAGTACAACTTTGAAAACTTTGTAGTAGGCAGCTCCAATCAATTTGCATTTTCTGCAGCATTTGCTGTGGCTGAAGGGTATTTTCATACATACAACCCTCTTTTTATTTATGGCGGTGTTGGTCTTGGGAAGACACACATGATGCATGCAATAGGGAATAAGCTAATCAAGTCATTCCCAAAACTTAAAATTCTTTACATAAGCAGTGAAAGTTTTACCAATGAAATGATATATTCATTAAAATCTAAATCTATGGATAGCTTTAGAGAAAAATACAGAAATATAGATGTGTTGTTGTTTGACGATGTTCAGTTTTTAGCCGGTAAAACAAGAAGCACGGAAGAATTTTTCTATACTTTCAACACGCTTTACGATGATCAAAAACAGATAGTCATTACAAGTGATAAAACCCCTGATGAAATACCTGAAATGGAAGAAAGACTTACAAGCAGATTCGCATGGGGTTTAATTGCTGATATTCAGCCGCCAAATATTGAAGAAAAAACTGCTATTTTGTTAAAGCGAGCTGAGATAATGGGTATAAATTTGTCCGATGAAATTGCACTCTTTTTGGCAGAAAATTTAAAAGGGGATAACGTAAGAGAGCTGATAGGTGCTTTGATAAGGCTTAGTGCTTATGCCTCCTTTAATAGCGAACCACTAAGCATAGATTTTGCAAAAAAATGTCTCGACAGGTTTTTAATTAAAAAAGATAAACCGATAAATCCCGAATCGGTGCTTGACGCTGTATGCAGTTATTTTAACGTTAAGATTTCCGAGTTAAAATCCAAAAAAAGAACGAAAAGTATTTCGTTACCGAGACAAATTGCAATGTACGTCTTAAGGGATAAGTTGAATATCTCATTACAAGAGGTTGGAGAGCTTCTTGGTGGCAGGGATCATTCCACTGTCCTTCACTCAATCTCACAAATAGAATCCAAAATGAAAAAAGATCAAGAATTAAAAACAATTATCACAAATATCAACAAGCTCATTTATAAATAA